In Janthinobacterium sp. J1-1, a single genomic region encodes these proteins:
- a CDS encoding AAA family ATPase: protein MIKKVNDTDQISRLVLRGYKSIAECDLELGRLNVLIGANGAGKSNFIGFFRLINRILEQQLQVAVGQAGGPDAVLHFGRKKTEELRAELYFGNNVYRFSLRPTQDNRLMFYTEALWWNQHGDWHPGSGHFETLYKERGIHGPIWGHVVPAMLSWRLYHFHDTSSTALVKQIHGISDNAFLRDDARNLAAFLWRLKNHHAEHYLRIVKAIRLVAPFFGDFLLRPTVDNKERIQLEWTEQGQDEPFSASALSDGTLRFICLATVLLQPEEFMPKAVLIDEPELGLHPFAITVLAGLIKSATQHHQLIVSTQSVELVNEFDVEDLIVVDKRGGASAFNRPDGNAFSEWLSDYSLGELWKKNLLGGTQYRSA from the coding sequence ATGATAAAAAAAGTCAACGATACCGACCAGATTTCTCGCCTGGTCCTGCGCGGCTACAAGTCCATCGCGGAATGCGATCTGGAACTGGGGCGCCTGAATGTGCTGATTGGCGCCAATGGTGCCGGCAAATCCAATTTCATCGGTTTCTTCCGCTTGATTAATCGTATTCTGGAGCAGCAATTGCAGGTTGCTGTGGGACAGGCCGGTGGACCGGACGCCGTATTGCACTTCGGACGCAAGAAAACCGAAGAGCTTCGGGCGGAGCTGTATTTTGGTAACAATGTCTATCGTTTCAGCCTGCGGCCAACCCAGGATAACCGCCTGATGTTTTATACCGAGGCACTCTGGTGGAATCAGCACGGCGACTGGCATCCCGGTTCTGGCCATTTTGAAACGCTGTACAAGGAGCGTGGCATACACGGCCCCATCTGGGGACACGTTGTTCCGGCGATGCTCAGCTGGCGCCTGTACCATTTCCATGACACCAGCAGTACCGCCTTGGTCAAGCAGATTCACGGCATCAGCGACAATGCATTCCTGCGCGACGATGCCCGTAATCTCGCGGCATTTTTGTGGCGGTTGAAGAATCATCATGCCGAACACTACTTACGCATCGTCAAGGCGATCCGCCTGGTCGCACCGTTTTTCGGCGACTTTCTGCTGCGTCCCACGGTCGATAACAAAGAGCGGATACAGCTTGAATGGACGGAGCAAGGACAAGATGAACCGTTTTCAGCCAGCGCCTTGTCCGATGGCACGCTGCGCTTCATCTGCCTGGCGACCGTCTTGTTGCAGCCGGAGGAATTCATGCCCAAGGCCGTCCTGATCGACGAGCCGGAGCTGGGCCTGCATCCGTTTGCCATCACGGTGCTCGCCGGCCTGATCAAGTCGGCAACCCAGCATCATCAGTTGATCGTATCGACACAATCCGTGGAATTGGTCAACGAATTTGACGTCGAAGACCTGATCGTGGTCGACAAGCGCGGTGGAGCCTCTGCCTTCAATCGGCCGGACGGCAACGCATTTTCTGAATGGCTGAGCGACTACAGCCTGGGAGAGTTGTGGAAGAAGAATTTGTTGGGAGGCACGCAGTACCGCAGCGCCTGA
- a CDS encoding tetratricopeptide repeat protein: MSLINKMLQDLDARSTPGQGPDTGGIRSVPERERGLPRAAVFGGAAGLTAIAIALGWLYLKRPDVPPVLVNVAQAPVPVPVPVAVPVAAPVPVPAPVPEPVAVPVAAAVAEPEPAFVAAPAAPPVVHEKKAVEKLRQHELRRMAEAAPARAVKPVPVPAAREKIIEGKQVTPQQSIDNTYRRALGDLQDGRLDDAMNGLQRTLQRDPRHQGARETLVRLLLEAQRPDEAMRQLQQSLALDPKQPAQAMMLARLQLDKNGGGAAALDTLKRSLPFAGDHLDYRAFLAGVLQREQRYREAAEQYQLALQAAPDNSVWWMGLGIALQADNQPAPARAAFERAKGLQTLSPQLQAFVERKLVQLAAGK; encoded by the coding sequence ATGAGCCTGATTAACAAGATGTTGCAAGATCTCGATGCCCGCAGCACACCCGGCCAGGGCCCTGACACGGGCGGCATCCGCTCGGTGCCGGAACGCGAGCGCGGCCTGCCGCGCGCGGCGGTGTTCGGCGGCGCGGCCGGCCTGACGGCGATCGCCATTGCCCTGGGCTGGCTCTACCTGAAGCGGCCGGACGTGCCGCCGGTGCTGGTGAATGTGGCGCAGGCCCCGGTTCCGGTCCCGGTCCCGGTTGCTGTGCCAGTTGCTGCGCCGGTCCCGGTTCCGGCGCCGGTTCCTGAACCGGTGGCCGTTCCTGTCGCGGCGGCGGTTGCCGAACCTGAGCCTGCATTCGTGGCGGCGCCCGCCGCGCCGCCCGTCGTCCATGAGAAAAAGGCAGTGGAAAAGTTGCGCCAGCATGAATTGCGCCGCATGGCCGAGGCGGCGCCGGCGCGCGCCGTCAAGCCGGTCCCGGTCCCGGCCGCCAGAGAAAAAATCATCGAGGGCAAGCAGGTCACGCCCCAGCAAAGCATCGACAATACTTATCGCCGCGCACTTGGCGACTTGCAGGATGGCCGCCTGGACGACGCGATGAACGGCTTGCAGCGCACCTTGCAGCGCGATCCGCGCCACCAGGGCGCGCGCGAAACGCTGGTGCGCCTGCTGCTCGAAGCGCAGCGGCCCGATGAAGCCATGCGCCAGTTGCAGCAAAGCCTGGCGCTGGACCCGAAACAGCCGGCGCAGGCGATGATGCTGGCCCGTTTGCAGCTCGATAAAAACGGTGGCGGCGCGGCCGCGCTCGACACCCTCAAGCGCAGCCTGCCGTTCGCGGGCGACCATCTCGATTACCGCGCCTTCCTGGCCGGCGTGCTGCAGCGCGAACAGCGCTACCGCGAAGCGGCCGAACAATACCAACTGGCCTTGCAGGCGGCGCCCGACAACAGCGTCTGGTGGATGGGCCTGGGGATCGCCTTGCAGGCCGATAATCAACCGGCGCCGGCGCGCGCGGCATTCGAGCGGGCGAAAGGTTTGCAGACCCTGTCGCCGCAGTTGCAGGCCTTTGTCGAGCGCAAGCTGGTGCAGCTGGCGGCTGGCAAGTAA
- a CDS encoding pyridoxal phosphate-dependent aminotransferase — MNPSSHPILTPVLQTRLPAVGTTVFTRMSALAAQHGAVNLGQGFPDFACEPALVEAVSEAMRAGHNQYPPMTGAAPLREAIAAKIASLYGHEYDAATEITVTAGATQALTTAILCCVHPGDEVIVIEPAYDSYLPAIALAGGIPVLVAMEVDERGYSVPWDKLAAAVSAQTRLIIINTPHNPTGTILRAADIEKLAEIVRGTQILLLSDEVYEHMVYDGVPHASLSRHAELAARAFIVSSFGKTYHVTGWKVGYVAAPSTMTAEFRKVHQYNVFTVNTPMQHGLASYMMDPQPYLQLPAFYQRKRDLFRAGLAGSRFELLPADGTYFQCVKYAAISQDSEAQFAEWLTTELKVAAIPVSAFYAQAKESGIVRFCFAKKDETLNLALERLRTI; from the coding sequence ATGAATCCATCTTCGCATCCCATCCTGACCCCGGTCCTGCAAACCCGCCTGCCCGCTGTCGGCACGACCGTATTTACCCGCATGTCGGCCCTGGCGGCCCAGCACGGCGCCGTCAACCTGGGCCAGGGCTTTCCCGACTTCGCCTGCGAACCGGCACTGGTCGAGGCCGTCAGCGAGGCTATGCGCGCCGGCCACAACCAGTACCCGCCGATGACGGGCGCGGCGCCCTTGCGCGAGGCGATTGCCGCCAAGATCGCCAGCCTGTACGGCCATGAATACGACGCCGCCACCGAGATCACGGTCACGGCCGGCGCCACCCAGGCGCTGACCACGGCCATTCTGTGCTGCGTGCACCCGGGCGACGAAGTCATCGTCATCGAACCGGCCTACGATAGTTACCTGCCGGCCATCGCGCTGGCCGGCGGCATACCGGTACTGGTCGCCATGGAAGTGGACGAGCGCGGCTACAGCGTGCCGTGGGACAAGCTGGCGGCGGCCGTCAGCGCGCAAACGCGCCTGATCATCATCAACACGCCGCACAACCCCACCGGTACCATTTTGCGCGCCGCCGACATCGAGAAACTGGCCGAGATCGTGCGCGGCACGCAGATTTTATTGCTGTCCGATGAAGTGTATGAACACATGGTGTACGACGGCGTGCCGCACGCCTCCTTGAGCCGCCACGCGGAACTGGCGGCGCGCGCGTTTATCGTTTCCAGCTTCGGCAAGACCTATCACGTGACGGGCTGGAAGGTCGGCTATGTGGCCGCGCCGTCGACCATGACGGCGGAGTTCCGCAAGGTGCACCAGTACAATGTATTTACCGTCAATACGCCGATGCAGCACGGCCTGGCCAGCTACATGATGGATCCGCAGCCGTATCTGCAACTGCCCGCGTTCTACCAGCGCAAGCGCGACCTGTTCCGCGCCGGCCTGGCCGGCAGCCGCTTCGAACTGTTGCCAGCCGACGGCACCTACTTTCAATGCGTGAAATATGCCGCCATCTCGCAGGACAGCGAGGCGCAGTTCGCCGAGTGGCTTACCACCGAACTGAAGGTGGCGGCGATTCCCGTCTCGGCGTTCTACGCGCAGGCAAAAGAGTCGGGCATCGTGCGCTTCTGCTTTGCCAAGAAGGACGAGACGCTGAACCTGGCTTTGGAGCGGCTGCGGACGATTTGA
- the mshL gene encoding pilus (MSHA type) biogenesis protein MshL: MLKLTRMAAALGLSASLCACVAPAQRDTYDAIKAQVATASATTNAATQSEAVDNALLPPVATLATQLPKARAVLDERFNVAFNNVSARQFYNSIATGTRYNILVHPDVQGNVSANLKDVTLFEALDAVREMYGYDYKVEGTRISIRPLTMQTRMFQVNYLTGNRKGSSNLRVSSTSVNSAGTSTSGQSSGSGNSQSQPQPQPGQPGQGGQVQDSANVSMSSDSDFWKELKESLVAIVGGNADGRKVVLSPQSGVVVVRAMPEELRNVDAYLKATQLSVDRQVILEAKIIEVELNDNFQTGVNWASFASIKSGHTNRISTGFLAPGSSLAPLPFAGGQPPTITNGASGLAASTGFGLSSAANAAGSMFGLALQTSNFAAMISFLESQGSVHVLSSPRIATMNNQKAVLKIGTDEFFVTGVSTTVTSTGTTGGNTSSPNVTLQPFFSGVVLDVTPQIDESGNIILHVHPSVSQVTTVTKDVDLGSAGSLKLPLAASSTSEMDSMVRSQDGRIVAIGGLMRQSTTNDRSQVPGAGNVPLLGALFRNTGQTVQKRELVVLIKPTIVEGANSWNEDLLDSGKRIEALDPRRPAERR, encoded by the coding sequence ATGCTCAAGTTAACCAGAATGGCCGCGGCGCTGGGCCTGTCCGCCAGCCTGTGCGCCTGTGTCGCACCGGCCCAGCGCGATACCTATGACGCGATCAAGGCGCAAGTGGCGACCGCCAGCGCCACCACCAACGCCGCTACCCAATCGGAGGCGGTCGACAACGCCCTGCTGCCGCCCGTCGCCACCCTGGCCACCCAGTTGCCGAAAGCGCGCGCGGTGCTCGACGAACGCTTCAACGTGGCTTTCAACAATGTCTCGGCGCGCCAGTTCTATAATTCGATCGCCACCGGTACCCGCTACAACATTCTGGTCCACCCTGATGTGCAGGGCAATGTCTCGGCCAACCTGAAGGACGTGACCCTGTTCGAGGCGCTCGACGCCGTGCGCGAGATGTATGGCTACGATTACAAGGTCGAGGGCACGCGCATTTCGATCCGCCCGCTGACCATGCAGACGCGCATGTTCCAGGTCAATTACCTGACCGGCAACCGCAAGGGCAGCTCCAACCTGCGCGTTTCGTCGACGTCCGTCAACAGTGCCGGCACCAGCACCAGCGGCCAGAGTTCGGGCAGCGGCAACAGCCAGTCGCAGCCCCAGCCGCAACCGGGCCAGCCGGGACAGGGCGGGCAGGTGCAGGACAGCGCCAACGTCAGCATGAGTTCCGACAGCGATTTCTGGAAGGAACTCAAGGAGTCGCTGGTCGCCATCGTCGGCGGCAACGCCGATGGCCGCAAGGTGGTGCTGAGCCCGCAGTCGGGCGTGGTGGTGGTGCGCGCCATGCCGGAAGAGTTGCGCAATGTCGACGCGTATCTGAAGGCGACCCAGTTGTCGGTCGACCGCCAGGTGATCCTGGAAGCGAAGATCATCGAAGTGGAACTGAACGACAACTTCCAGACGGGTGTGAACTGGGCCTCGTTCGCCTCCATCAAGAGCGGCCACACGAACCGCATTTCGACCGGTTTCCTGGCGCCGGGCAGCAGCCTGGCGCCGCTGCCATTCGCCGGCGGCCAGCCGCCGACGATCACCAATGGCGCCAGCGGTCTTGCGGCCAGCACCGGCTTCGGCCTCAGTTCGGCTGCCAACGCGGCCGGCTCGATGTTCGGCCTGGCGCTGCAGACCAGCAATTTCGCCGCCATGATTTCCTTCCTGGAATCGCAAGGCAGCGTGCATGTGCTGTCGAGCCCGCGCATCGCCACCATGAACAACCAGAAAGCCGTACTGAAGATCGGCACCGACGAGTTTTTCGTCACCGGTGTCAGCACCACCGTCACCTCGACCGGCACCACCGGCGGCAACACCTCCAGCCCGAATGTCACCTTGCAGCCCTTCTTTTCCGGCGTGGTGCTCGACGTGACGCCGCAGATCGACGAAAGCGGCAATATCATCCTGCATGTGCACCCGTCCGTCAGCCAGGTCACCACCGTCACCAAGGATGTCGACCTGGGCAGCGCGGGATCGTTGAAACTGCCGCTGGCAGCCTCCAGCACCTCCGAGATGGACAGCATGGTGCGCAGCCAGGACGGCCGCATCGTGGCGATCGGCGGCCTGATGCGCCAGTCGACCACCAATGACCGCTCGCAAGTGCCGGGCGCCGGCAATGTGCCGCTGCTCGGCGCGCTGTTCCGCAATACCGGCCAGACCGTCCAGAAGCGCGAACTGGTGGTGCTGATCAAGCCGACCATCGTCGAAGGCGCCAACAGCTGGAACGAGGATCTGCTCGATTCGGGCAAGCGCATCGAGGCGCTCGACCCGCGCCGGCCGGCGGAGCGGCGCTAA
- a CDS encoding AAA family ATPase: protein MYQAHFGLREAPFGLTPDTSFFFNGPQSQKALNTLLVAARNGEGFIKITGEVGTGKTFLCRKFMQSLGPGFVTAYIPNPNLPPHALILALADELAVLLPKEADQHQLLKSINLRLLNLAAQGKQVLLCLDEAQAIPVDSLEALRLLTNLETEKRKLLQIVLFGQPELDDKLARPEIRQLAQRITFHYHLGPLSRDDVEFYVAHRLRVAGFDGARLFSRGAVARLYGASGGIPRLVNIMAHKSLMVAYGEGRQQVSRGHVTLAASDTVASRTPWRARWPWLAGAGVLAAACTLSWTLLNR, encoded by the coding sequence ATGTACCAGGCCCATTTCGGCTTGCGCGAGGCGCCGTTCGGCCTCACGCCCGATACCAGTTTCTTTTTCAATGGCCCGCAGTCGCAAAAGGCGCTCAACACCCTGCTGGTGGCGGCGCGCAATGGCGAGGGCTTTATCAAGATTACCGGCGAAGTGGGTACCGGCAAGACGTTTTTATGCCGCAAGTTCATGCAGTCGCTCGGGCCCGGCTTTGTCACCGCCTATATTCCGAATCCCAACCTGCCGCCGCATGCCCTGATCCTGGCGCTGGCCGACGAACTGGCGGTGCTGTTGCCGAAAGAGGCAGACCAGCACCAGCTGTTGAAATCGATCAACCTGCGTTTGCTGAACCTGGCGGCGCAGGGCAAGCAGGTGCTGCTGTGCCTCGATGAAGCGCAGGCGATTCCGGTCGACAGCCTGGAGGCGCTGCGCCTGTTGACCAACCTGGAAACGGAAAAGCGCAAGCTGCTGCAGATCGTGCTGTTCGGCCAGCCGGAACTCGACGACAAGCTGGCGCGGCCGGAAATCCGGCAATTGGCCCAGCGCATCACCTTTCACTACCACCTGGGACCGCTGTCGCGCGATGATGTCGAGTTCTATGTGGCGCACCGCCTGCGCGTGGCCGGTTTCGACGGTGCGCGCCTGTTCAGCCGGGGCGCGGTGGCGCGGCTGTACGGCGCCAGCGGCGGCATTCCGCGCCTGGTCAATATCATGGCGCACAAGTCGCTGATGGTGGCGTATGGCGAAGGGCGCCAGCAGGTCAGCCGCGGCCACGTGACGCTGGCCGCCAGCGATACGGTGGCCAGCAGAACACCCTGGCGCGCGCGCTGGCCGTGGCTGGCCGGCGCCGGCGTACTGGCCGCCGCCTGCACCCTGAGCTGGACCTTACTGAACCGATGA
- a CDS encoding histidine kinase produces MTGKTTLLQGWRSLWELRPHHDVSLAARLLVASLIAIALALGLMAFVAIFGRVDRPGWWWASLLPNIGICLCIVHTLFGVLRLAERVLPAPLVARMSEVRDIRAGMALSSLSLAAIILGMTIGFTIVPALVGFNVWGMFISLPAALTKFAVFILFVLGVNWAWWRSRLRQQQLLGEVTQARLRLLQGQIEPHLLFNTLANIQSLMDYDPPRAKRMLETFSSYLRSSLSQLRQGDSTLEAELDMAGQYLSLLQIRMEDRLRMRGHAGELPVSRAFVHLFKAM; encoded by the coding sequence ATGACCGGAAAAACCACCTTGCTCCAGGGCTGGCGCTCGCTATGGGAGCTGCGCCCGCATCATGATGTTTCGCTTGCCGCGCGCCTGCTGGTGGCGTCGCTGATCGCCATCGCCCTGGCGCTGGGCCTGATGGCCTTTGTCGCGATTTTCGGCCGGGTCGACCGGCCGGGCTGGTGGTGGGCTTCCCTGCTGCCCAATATCGGCATCTGCCTGTGCATCGTGCATACCCTGTTCGGCGTGCTGCGTCTGGCCGAGCGGGTGCTGCCGGCGCCGCTGGTCGCACGCATGTCGGAGGTGCGCGATATCCGCGCCGGCATGGCCTTGAGTTCCCTGTCACTGGCGGCGATCATCCTCGGCATGACCATCGGCTTTACCATCGTGCCCGCGCTGGTGGGCTTCAATGTGTGGGGCATGTTCATCTCGCTGCCGGCCGCGCTGACCAAGTTTGCCGTCTTTATCCTGTTCGTGCTGGGCGTCAACTGGGCCTGGTGGCGTTCGCGCCTGCGCCAGCAGCAACTGCTGGGCGAAGTGACGCAGGCCCGCTTGCGCCTGCTGCAGGGACAGATCGAGCCGCACCTGCTGTTCAACACCCTGGCCAATATCCAGAGCCTGATGGACTACGATCCGCCGCGCGCCAAGCGGATGCTCGAAACCTTTTCCAGCTATCTGCGCAGCAGCCTGTCGCAGCTGCGCCAGGGCGACAGCACACTGGAGGCGGAACTCGATATGGCGGGACAATACCTGTCGCTGCTGCAGATCCGCATGGAAGACCGGCTGCGCATGCGCGGCCACGCCGGCGAGTTGCCGGTCAGCCGCGCTTTCGTGCATCTGTTCAAGGCCATGTAG
- a CDS encoding putative toxin-antitoxin system toxin component, PIN family produces MIPAPQKLVLDTNVCLDLFVFNDPRWAGLLAAMESGAVQAITREDCRAEYLVVLHYKHLPLDEASRAVAAARFDALITVVAPAVSGVRLPVCTDKDDQKFLELARDASADVLITKDKALLKLARKTARAGMFKIMVPEGWHAALE; encoded by the coding sequence ATGATACCTGCTCCACAAAAACTCGTCCTCGACACCAATGTCTGCCTGGACCTGTTCGTCTTCAACGATCCACGCTGGGCCGGCTTGCTGGCCGCCATGGAAAGCGGCGCGGTGCAAGCCATCACGCGCGAAGATTGCCGCGCCGAATACCTGGTGGTCCTGCACTACAAGCACCTGCCGCTCGATGAAGCCAGCCGCGCGGTGGCCGCCGCCCGTTTCGACGCCCTGATCACGGTGGTGGCGCCAGCGGTGTCCGGCGTGCGCCTGCCGGTCTGCACCGACAAGGATGACCAGAAATTCCTGGAACTGGCGCGCGACGCCAGCGCGGATGTCTTGATCACCAAGGACAAGGCGCTGCTGAAACTGGCGCGCAAGACGGCCAGGGCCGGCATGTTCAAGATCATGGTGCCGGAAGGCTGGCATGCTGCGCTAGAATAA
- a CDS encoding type II toxin-antitoxin system MqsA family antitoxin produces the protein MTVNEICPICCEGHLIKSKTSTQLTVKSTEINVEQSGHACNVCGTEIATADDLRFNARVCREAQLHATGRMTGTDIKALRSKLHISHKLAGQLFGGGPVAFCKYENHEISPTDAMDNLLWIADMFPSVVNALAERHQITIPNVQPAAPQIKLDISALDEKIVPEYMANAAVRTNSGYKMWEHVPINMHQFQHASNEMTVNFESAIAA, from the coding sequence ATGACTGTTAATGAAATTTGCCCGATTTGCTGCGAAGGGCATCTTATCAAGTCAAAAACCTCGACTCAACTTACCGTCAAGTCCACGGAGATAAATGTTGAGCAATCCGGCCACGCTTGTAATGTTTGCGGAACTGAAATCGCAACTGCCGATGATTTGAGATTTAATGCACGCGTTTGCAGGGAAGCCCAGTTACATGCGACTGGACGCATGACCGGCACTGACATCAAAGCATTGCGGTCAAAATTGCATATCTCCCACAAACTGGCTGGACAACTTTTTGGCGGCGGTCCAGTAGCCTTTTGCAAATACGAAAACCACGAGATTTCGCCAACTGATGCGATGGATAATCTTTTGTGGATCGCTGATATGTTTCCTTCTGTTGTTAATGCCTTAGCTGAACGACATCAAATTACCATTCCCAATGTACAACCCGCAGCTCCGCAAATAAAATTGGATATAAGTGCACTTGATGAAAAAATTGTGCCTGAATACATGGCAAATGCTGCCGTGAGAACTAATAGTGGCTACAAAATGTGGGAGCATGTCCCCATCAATATGCATCAATTCCAGCATGCATCAAATGAAATGACCGTTAACTTTGAATCTGCGATCGCAGCCTGA
- the yaaA gene encoding peroxide stress protein YaaA: MLIVLSPAKSLDLETPPTTSLHSTPDFLDHSAQLIERMRQFSPSEVGSLMGISDALSSLNVARYASWTPELTEARQAIMAFNGDVYAGFEARTLQPAQLDYAQSQVRILSGLYGLLRPLDLIHPHRLEMGTRLSTVRGKDLYAFWGDTITDALNRTASENKARVLVNLASEEYFKSVRPRQLTVPVIAPVFEDWKNGKYKIISFYAKRARGMLARYAAVHQIRDPEQLKQFDVDGYAYVPEASNDSSWVFRRKVAE, from the coding sequence ATGTTGATCGTGCTTTCGCCCGCCAAGAGTCTCGACCTGGAGACGCCGCCAACCACCTCGTTGCACAGCACCCCCGATTTTCTCGACCATTCCGCGCAGCTGATCGAGCGCATGCGCCAGTTTTCGCCCAGTGAGGTGGGCAGCCTGATGGGCATTTCCGACGCCTTGTCCAGCCTCAACGTGGCGCGCTACGCCTCGTGGACGCCAGAACTGACCGAAGCGCGCCAGGCCATCATGGCCTTCAATGGCGACGTCTACGCCGGTTTCGAGGCGCGCACCCTGCAGCCTGCGCAGCTCGACTATGCCCAGTCGCAGGTGCGCATTCTGTCGGGCCTGTACGGCCTGCTGCGTCCGCTGGACCTGATTCACCCGCACCGGCTGGAAATGGGCACGCGCCTGTCGACCGTGCGCGGCAAGGACCTGTACGCGTTCTGGGGCGACACCATCACCGACGCCCTGAACCGCACCGCCAGCGAGAATAAAGCCAGGGTGCTGGTCAACCTGGCGTCGGAAGAATACTTCAAATCGGTCAGGCCGCGCCAGCTCACGGTGCCGGTGATCGCGCCCGTGTTCGAGGACTGGAAGAACGGCAAGTATAAAATCATCTCGTTCTACGCCAAGCGCGCGCGCGGCATGCTGGCGCGCTACGCGGCCGTGCATCAGATCCGTGATCCCGAGCAACTGAAGCAGTTCGATGTCGATGGCTATGCCTATGTGCCGGAGGCGTCCAACGACAGCAGCTGGGTGTTCCGGCGCAAAGTTGCCGAGTAA
- a CDS encoding MSHA biogenesis protein MshK has product MKAGVLALLVALLSAPASAQGLVDPTRPPDAPLPGNDAGVIAERAVPQLQSVLVASSGRRVAVIDGRTVRVGDKIGGASVDGIGETTVTLRRGKTLETIRLYPKAAERNNAGKKQAYAH; this is encoded by the coding sequence ATGAAGGCGGGTGTCCTGGCGCTGCTGGTGGCCCTGCTGTCGGCGCCGGCGAGTGCGCAAGGACTGGTCGATCCGACCCGGCCGCCCGATGCGCCGCTGCCCGGCAATGATGCCGGCGTCATTGCCGAGCGCGCCGTGCCGCAACTGCAATCGGTGCTGGTGGCCAGCAGCGGGCGCCGGGTGGCGGTGATCGACGGGCGCACGGTGCGCGTGGGCGACAAGATAGGCGGGGCCAGCGTGGACGGCATCGGCGAGACGACGGTCACGCTGCGCCGTGGCAAGACATTGGAAACCATCAGGCTGTATCCGAAAGCCGCAGAGCGAAACAATGCAGGGAAGAAGCAAGCATATGCACATTAA
- a CDS encoding alpha/beta hydrolase, translating into MFKFLTIALVCIGAAGAAHCAPQIDTIAGRQVESMTVLHPSSQNIVVFEGGSRGTIAKWGTVPERLAAETSVFVYNRPGYGNSEAATTPRDGLTIVEELRALLRHQGLPPPYVLVGHSLGGLYMQLFARAYPQEVKGLVLIDSLYPRMIKKTQDFPLWSRLAGQLAFSRPVWREIEQIDETGEMILRLPGIDDKPIVRLVNQPASNTAIAVDFGAFRMDQATRDAVRSLYPKATRIVADSSHQMPLTSPEIVLDAIRRVLPAAGQ; encoded by the coding sequence ATGTTCAAATTCCTCACGATCGCCCTGGTCTGCATCGGCGCCGCCGGCGCCGCACACTGCGCGCCGCAGATCGACACCATCGCCGGCCGCCAGGTGGAATCAATGACCGTGCTCCATCCCTCGTCGCAGAACATCGTCGTGTTCGAAGGCGGCTCGCGCGGCACCATCGCCAAGTGGGGCACGGTGCCGGAACGGCTTGCTGCCGAGACGTCGGTGTTCGTGTATAACCGGCCCGGCTATGGCAACAGCGAGGCGGCCACCACGCCGCGCGACGGCCTGACCATCGTCGAGGAACTGCGCGCCCTGCTGCGCCACCAGGGCTTGCCGCCGCCCTATGTGCTGGTCGGCCATTCCCTGGGCGGCCTGTACATGCAGCTGTTCGCCAGGGCCTATCCGCAGGAGGTAAAAGGGCTGGTGCTGATCGATTCGCTCTACCCTCGCATGATCAAGAAGACGCAGGATTTCCCCTTATGGAGCCGCCTCGCCGGCCAGCTGGCGTTTTCGCGCCCGGTGTGGCGCGAAATCGAGCAGATCGACGAGACGGGCGAGATGATCTTGCGCCTGCCCGGCATCGACGACAAGCCGATCGTGCGGCTGGTGAATCAACCGGCATCGAACACCGCGATCGCGGTCGACTTCGGCGCCTTCCGGATGGACCAGGCAACGCGGGACGCGGTGCGCTCCCTGTATCCGAAGGCCACCAGGATCGTCGCCGATTCCAGCCACCAGATGCCTTTGACCTCGCCCGAGATCGTGCTCGACGCGATACGGCGGGTGCTGCCGGCGGCCGGCCAATGA